A genomic window from Periophthalmus magnuspinnatus isolate fPerMag1 chromosome 16, fPerMag1.2.pri, whole genome shotgun sequence includes:
- the rnf41l gene encoding RING finger protein 151: MGFDLERFVGYVNEGLLCCVCRDVLERPLQAPCEHAFCSACISGWLVHHNSCPEDRLPLDLGSLKPLYRYMRNDLNRLQIRCVNAGQGCEVVCPLENLHTHQDECEFAFISCSNTGCPVQVERRGLEAHLSECSFRSRSCPNGCGHTLQSIDQAQHNCVAELRTEVEMLRAEMLCKVEEVRREMESRLDSQRRHMVQKESQLKSEVEELKGQLSRVMCDVRALLGAERLRRQELAEAELEKRELLELLRDLPQRAHSPTDGAAKDQRDPRPEHAQSSEWALLTESPRHQQRESPVHSSTLSLHSAQTLNAPGPPPSPQLTAHRGSTRSLTLDCIKKKSREVTVI, encoded by the exons ATGGGGTTTGATCTGGAGAGGTTTGTGGGCTATGTGAATGAAGGacttctgtgttgtgtttgtcgAGACGTGTTGGAGCGCCCTCTTCAGGCTCCTTGTGAACATGCCTTCTGCAGCGCGTGCATCAGCGGCTGGTTGGTTCATCACAACTCCTGCCCTGAAGACAGACTGCCACTGGATTTAGGCAGCCTCAAACCACTGTACAG gtaCATGCGTAATGACCTAAATCGCCTTCAGATCCGCTGTGTGAATGCGGGGCAGGGCTGTGAAGTGGTCTGCCCTCTGGAGAACCTCCACACTCACCAGGACGAGTGTGAGTTTGCATTTATATCCTGCTCCAACACAG GTTGTCCTGTGCAGGTGGAAAGGCGGGGCTTGGAGGCTCACCTGTCCGAGTGCAGTTTTCGCAGCAGGTCTTGTCCCAACGGCTGTGGCCACACGCTGCAGTCCATAGACCAGGCCCAGCACAACTGTGTGGCAGAGTTACGCACTGAAGTGGAAATGCTCAG AGCCGAGATGTTGTGCAAAGTAGAGGAGGTAAGACGTGAAATGGAGTCTCGTCTGGATTCTCAAAGGAGGCACATGGTTCAGAAAGAGTCACAGCTCAAGAGCGAAGTGGAGGAGCTCAAG GGCCAGTTGTCccgtgtgatgtgtgatgttcGCGCTCTGTTGGGAGCAGAGCGTCTGAGGAGGCAGGAGCTGGCAGAGGCCGAGCTCGAGAAAAGGGAACTCCTGGAACTGCTCCGAGACCTGCCCCAAAGAGCTCACTCGCCCACTGATGGAGCAGCCAAGGACCAAAG gGACCCCCGCCCGGAGCATGCCCAGTCTTCTGAATGGGCTCTGCTGACAGAGTCCCCTcgacaccagcagagggagagcCCGGTGCACTCCTCCACTCTGTCTCTTCACTCAGCCCAAACCCTCAATGCACCCGGGCCCCCTCCGTCACCGCAGCTCACAGCCCACAGGGGGAGCACTCGCAGCCTCACTCTGGACTGCATCAAGAAGAAGAGCCGTGAGGTCACGGTTATCTGA